From Pan paniscus chromosome 9, NHGRI_mPanPan1-v2.0_pri, whole genome shotgun sequence, the proteins below share one genomic window:
- the LOC129393308 gene encoding RNA polymerase II subunit A C-terminal domain phosphatase SSU72 like protein 2-like: MLSSTLRVAVVCVSNVNRSMEAHSILRRKGLSVRSFGTESHVRLPGPRPHRPVVYDFATTYKEMYNDLLRKDRECYTRNGILHILGRNERIKPGPERFQDCTDFFDVIFTCEERVYDTVVEDLCSREQQTFQPVHVINMDIQDTLEDATLGDFLISEICQCLQQSDDMEDNLEELLLQMEEKAGKSFLHTVCFY, from the coding sequence ATGCTCTCCTCCACACTCAGGGTGGCTGTGGTGTGCGTGAGCAATGTCAACAGGAGCATGGAGGCCCACAGCATCCTCAGGAGAAAAGGGCTAAGTGTCCGGTCTTTTGGAACTGAATCTCATGTGAGGCTACCAGGACCAAGACCCCATCGTCCTGTAGTTTATGATTTTGCAACAACATATAAGGAGATGTACAATGACCTCCTCAGGAAAGATAGAGAATGCTACACCCGCAACGGAATCTTACACATCTtgggaagaaatgagagaatcaAGCCCGGTCCAGAAAGATTTCAGGACTGCACTGATTTCTTTGATGTCATCTTCACCTGTGAGGAGAGGGTCTATGACACAGTGGTGGAAGATCTGTGTTCCAGAgaacagcagacctttcagccTGTGCACGTGATCAACATGGACATCCAAGATACCCTGGAAGATGCCACCCTGGGAGATTTCCTCATCTCTGAGATTTGCCAGTGCCTGCAGCAGTCAGACGACATGGAAGACAATCTGGAGGAGCTGCTGTTGCAAAtggaggagaaggcaggaaaaagcTTTCTTCACACCGTCTGCTTCTACTGA
- the LOC129393429 gene encoding RNA polymerase II subunit A C-terminal domain phosphatase SSU72 like protein 2-like — MLSSTLRVAVVCVSNVNRSMEAHSILRRKGLSVRSFGTESHVRLPGPRPHRPVVYDFATTYKEMYNDLLRKDRECYTRNGILHILGRNERIKPGPERFQDCTDFFDVIFTCEESVYDTVVEDLCSREQQTFQPVHVINMDIQDTLEDATLGAFLISEICQCLQQSDDMEDNLEELLLQMEEKAGKSFLHTVCFY, encoded by the coding sequence ATGCTCTCCTCCACACTCAGGGTGGCTGTGGTGTGCGTGAGCAATGTCAACAGGAGCATGGAGGCCCACAGCATCCTCAGGAGAAAAGGGCTAAGTGTCCGGTCTTTTGGAACTGAATCTCATGTGAGGCTACCAGGACCAAGACCCCATCGTCCTGTAGTTTATGATTTTGCAACAACATATAAGGAGATGTACAATGACCTCCTCAGGAAAGATAGAGAATGCTACACCCGCAACGGAATCTTACACATCTtgggaagaaatgagagaatcaAGCCCGGTCCAGAAAGATTTCAGGACTGCACTGATTTCTTTGATGTCATCTTCACCTGTGAGGAGAGTGTCTATGACACAGTGGTGGAAGATCTGTGTTCCAGAgaacagcagacctttcagccTGTGCACGTGATCAACATGGACATCCAAGATACCCTGGAAGATGCCACCCTGGGAGCTTTCCTCATCTCTGAGATTTGCCAGTGCCTGCAGCAGTCAGACGACATGGAAGACAATCTGGAGGAGCTGCTGTTGCAAAtggaggagaaggcaggaaaaagcTTTCTTCACACCGTCTGCTTCTACTGA